One stretch of Armigeres subalbatus isolate Guangzhou_Male chromosome 2, GZ_Asu_2, whole genome shotgun sequence DNA includes these proteins:
- the LOC134215159 gene encoding uncharacterized protein LOC134215159, translating into MVGRKKRVSAANRKSVQFASASRSKISNDSVYPDYSKFRVTYPVVCRQRYHKDKLRYDKQFEYELKMLELMQNSAYDSMRFHRHFAITTLWPPLHTRKEIEYVLDKFFRLPNKQTSRLHDIMNAPVY; encoded by the exons ATGGTCGGCAGAAAGAAACGTGTTAGTGCAGCGAATCGAAAATCGGTGCAGTTTGCGTCAGCTTCACGATCGAAAATTTCCAATGATAGTGTTTATCCCGACTATTCCAAATTCAGGGTCACCTA TCCCGTTGTTTGTCGTCAGCGCTACCACAAGGACAAATTGCGTTATGATAAGCAATTCGAATACGAGTTGAAAATGTTGGAGTTGATGCAGAATTCGGCTTACGATTCTATGCGTTTTCATAG ACATTTTGCCATCACGACGCTGTGGCCACCATTACACACCCGGAAGGAAATCGAGTATGTGCTGGACAAATTTTTCCGCCTCCCGAATAAGCAGACCAGCCGTTTACATGACATCATGAATGCTCCAGTGTACTAA
- the LOC134210892 gene encoding cilia- and flagella-associated protein 20-like, translating into MFRNTYQCGFLTIFSSSGSKPLEIWDIVTKNGHAKRVTDEELKLMSFELMGANVATTYMEAPKSPCPSLGVKLPFLVLLVKNLKKFFSFEIQILDDRNLLRRFRASNYQSATRVDNFCTVMPLSLTPGWNQIQFNLADFTRRAYGTNYIEAVRIQIHANVRVKRVYFCDRLYQDDELPPQLRLHPPLRPCKVTHLSNRGGKKPAEAVETVRPTTPVTATGIQEVNQTTGRISIMQTPVEIPAEPINLENTEILHDADLPVPLEEYAEEAPETIPGTVASEIAVQY; encoded by the exons ATGTTCCGAAATACGTACCAATGCGGTTTCTTGACGATATTCAGTAGTAGCGGTAGCAAGCCACTTGAAATTTGGGACATTGTCACGAAGAACGGCCACGCCAAAAGGGTCACGGATGAGGAACTGAAGCTTATGTCTTTTGAGTTAATGGGTGCCAACGTTGCCACTACATATATGGAGGCACCAAAGTCACCTTGCCCATCTCTTGGCGTGAAACTACCATTTTTAGTGTTACttgttaaaaatctaaaaaagtttttctcatTTGAAATACAG ATTTTGGACGACCGGAACCTTCTTCGACGCTTCCGTGCGTCAAACTATCAGAGTGCGACACGGGTGGATAACTTCTGTACCGTCATGCCTCTTTCTCTCACTCCCGGATGGAATCAAATTCAGTTCAATCTAGCAGATTTCACGAGGCGTGCTTATGGCACCAACTATATCGAAGCCGTACGAATACAAATTCATGCAAACGTACGCGTGAAACGGGTCTACTTTTGCGATAGACTTTACCAGGACGATGAACTGCCTCCACAACTTCGCTTGCACCCTCCACTGAGGCCTTGCAAAGTTACTCACTTATCGAACAGGGGTGGAAAGAAGCCCGCTGAAGCTGTAGAAACAGTCAGACCTACCACACCGGTGACGGCAACGGGTATTCAAGAAGTTAACCAAACAACTGGTAGAATAAGTATCATGCAGACCCCTGTAGAAATTCCAGCAGAACCAATAAATCTCGAAAATACGGAAATATTGCATGATGCGGATTTACCTGTACCTCTTGAAGAATATGCGGAAGAAGCACCCGAAACTATACCAGGAACTGTGGCTTCTGAAATAGCTGTACAATATTAA